TTTAATGGAGTTTCCTTAGCTTCACGGTACCAAGACTCATTGGTAACCCTTAGTGAACACGTACTCCGCAAAACGCTTTTTGCCAGTAACATCACCCAACTAGAAGAACTAGATGACGAAGCGATTGATGGCAATGTATACTCAAGGATTATAAATCATGGAGTATGtagttttatttacgatttatttttacatgAATTGCAGATGGAAACTGAACGCCAAAAAATACAACATCagtctattgaaattttcgtTACTGCGGGAGAGTTAGTCAGAAATCAGACACTTTCATTATTAAACGAACCTTTCCAGCGATGCACTTCGGCTTATCTATCATTAACGTCTCTTTCTACCACAAATAACAACATCGTTCGGATAGAGTCAAAGGATCAGCTTAAAGAAATGTTGGTTCTCTTCAAAGATCTTGCCATGCTGATTCAACTTGTTGGACGTCTTTCTGAACTGCACACCGGGCCTGATTATTGCACTCAGTAATTACTATCAATCTTCATAATTACATTAAAATATATAATCATACATCTTCATCTCTAGCTTCGAAGTAGGGAAATCACTTGTTCAAAAACTTGTTGATTTGGCCTCCTACGGATCAGTGGTgtctaatttaaattttgtcgGCATTCCTGCGGATGAGCTCAAGTCCACGTTGTCTTTAGTGTGAGCATAGACCACCGGTTTTAATATTGAAAATTCGTTGTGTaaccgtttatttttttatagacaTGCACACGTTTTGTCATCTCTGCAGGCGTGGTGTCACTGGATATCCATGTGGGCCCACGGTGATGGTCCCAAAGAGCCAGTGAACTCACTAGTCTCCGCACTTGTTGCGTCTGCAATCGACGTTTTTAGTCCATCCTGGTGTAACATGAGGGCCACTTCTGGAAGTGTGAAAGAGAATAATCGAGAAAAGGTGTATCAGGCAGGATTGCAATTACTCTCGTCTGTCGTCAACGTCATACGCACAGCGGATTTATGGACTTGCCCTTCGTGGATGGAAGTGTTCCATTCAGTTTACGAAATCAGTTATCTACCACCAGCTGTTTGTTTCAACTTTTCGTTATTATATATGTTATAATTTGTCAACTCAACTCGACGGTGTGTTATGCTTAGATTCATCGAGAATTGATGCGTTGCGTCTTGGGTTCTGCCATTGTGACTTGGCGTAACTGTACCACCGAAGAACAGCATTGGGAAGAGCGACAATCACGCCTACAGTTGACCTTGGATCGCGCTACCCAGGCCACGCGAATATTAGTGCAAGAACTGGGAAGAGAACCATTGACGCCGTTTTTAGTCCAAGGCAAATCTGTTGTGATATCCACACTGGCTTTGCTGGCTGACTTAGCTGGCCTAGTTCGTGATGAAACTACTGCTTCAAAAGCGGCCTTATTCTCGGTTCTTGGTCCGTGGATTGAACCGACTCTGATTCTGCTATCGTACTACATTCATGATTCAGGTATGAATTTATTATCCGCGTTGTATGACGTTAACCTGattaagaatttttctttcctttctcagAGGTGACTGAAGCCATCTTTCAGTTGTATGTGGCCATATTCGATAGCTTGTTAAGTCAGCTTGGAATAGGGCGCGCTGAGAAAGCGGTTCAAACCTTCCtggaaatattcaaacaacaaaatattcaagaaATTCTGCAACACGACAACGTTCATGGAATCCGAGCAGTAGAACAGCaagtttttataaaactagAAGGGATATTGAACCGCATGTTAATTAGTTATTTATGCTTGGATATAGGCTCTTGCGGATTTTACAAATTGTTGTCCAAGAACCAGGCAATACGTTCAAACGTTTTTTGCCTAACACCTTATCATTGTGTTTGGATCATATCCATCCTTGTATCTTGCAGGTCTAAAAATATGCCTTTACGTATTGTTTCCTATACATCACTCTTCTAATTTTTGTCATTTATAGGTGAACTCGCCTGATATAAAAGAAACGTTCTACCATTTGCTGACTTTGATTTTACGTCATCATTGGCGTTCGTTTTTTAAGGGTAAACAATTTCTAATGCAATggatagatttttattttttctttatttgtagGATCGGTGTTGATGACATACGGGTCTCGAGATTTGGATCGTGCCGAACAAATGGATAATCGACCACAGTTTATCGCCATTATGACTTCCTACGGACAGTCGTTCTTAATGCCGGATATtactatttttaaacaaaatctcGAGGCCCTCGATAATCTTCAATCAAAATGGAAATTGTACCACAAAGTAAGTTCGATATTGTGCCAAAGACTTTTCGCTACTCTTGTTTATAGagtatttgtgtttttttaagtCCGTTTTCCGTGATGGAATTGCCAGTCAGTTTATAAGTACCCTTTTGAATGTACTAACCAATGGATCGCACGAGCTTCTGAGAGAGGAAATAGGATTAGCTATTTATGCCATGGCTTCTCCTGATTTCGAAGCCTTCTTTCAGCAACTCCTTCCAGATTACCTTCTAAGTTGCCAAGGGATAGAAGACTATCAGAGAATTGCATTAAAAAGTAGCTTCACCAATGATACGGTAAAAACATGACACataattatttctatttttcttcgtttgtaTCTTCTACGgttttattccctttttttattattaggaTCTTCCTTCTTTTACGCAAAACGTCCATCGACTTACCAATGATCTCCGATGTTTCCGTTCAACCAACATTTCCAGCGCAAGCCTCTACCAATGTTGAAGGATTTAAATTGGGCCCAGTTAACTGTCCTACGTCGCTCATAGGGTTCGCTTGTCAATTTTTTGGCCTTATCCGGAATTTCCCTTTCAATACAAATTCTTAATTCTATTGTTTACCAGATCAGGGTtggcaatttctttttgattaatAAACCATTTTACAATAATGCTCGGGGGAAATGGTGACCCCGTGTCCATTCCGCTAAGCAAGAACCCCGAGATTTAGTGACGCCCCCATATTTATTGTAGTAAAATTCGTTGAACATTCGCATTTTTCGACTTGAGATATCTTAATCTAAGAATCCTTCACAAGTTAAGAAAGTAAAGCCTCTTTTTAAATTGCGTTTATAATTTATTACATTAAACATGAAATATTGGTGCaaccaattagaaaaaaaatataacttgGTTGATAATAGTGCTGGCACTGCTGATGGGGCCATTGAGGCATTGAACGAAAAGAAAGAGTGAACCCTTTTGAACAATTGTGTAAGCTAGCTTCAATTTTGATTGACATTTTAGACCtagaaatgttttaatttttttcctcttacttttttttaacacaagTTTCCTTTGTTTTGggaatattaattttttattagagGGAATTTTAATTAGAGGACTAATGAGTTATGGCATAATATTAGGCTCACATCTGTTTGATCGGTAATatctaaaatgttttttttttattaacttaAAAACTTCCAtcgcaatttgattttttaaaaatattttcgataTTATCGATCATAATAGATGTGTATAggctctattttaaaatagtatAATTTGGACCATAACTATGCGTGACATTAGATAAGTGTAAGACTGAACGCCAAAAT
The sequence above is drawn from the Daphnia pulicaria isolate SC F1-1A chromosome 1, SC_F0-13Bv2, whole genome shotgun sequence genome and encodes:
- the LOC124321301 gene encoding exportin-6-like; protein product: MDGSSSSLATLELYVNELFSGNANKEQIEKIHQALDNFSRQKGAWKDALYFLSQTTNPQTAMYSLTVLEGVITKGWTGLSNGEQVELRTTLYHWLLEKHQFAPYFIRNKAVQLVVHIARSDWPQKYPDFFSDVLMQVSSSSSSSTILGLLFLQTTSEELGTPRDGLLSSRKAELKQRLLQLIPQILAILTGLLQSIWEKRAHSITSTPPPSPTNPLPPESSSPHHQNLSTGNHSSSHSLNSEAEPVARLVLQCLTHFFTWIPLSSHVTPQLMELIFRFVGMGTEELQPMMSTSNELSVPVVALGTVNEILYKNCVPAEFENFVVLLFNNCCIILHHFVNNLNNVHLPQQPRPQFLEKLVELVHLLVSNHLRRLEGRLLPQFSVPQFLSLFFSFTFEQADWGRYASCLDTWQVFLNYVKQSSNINGSQPIFNGVSLASRYQDSLVTLSEHVLRKTLFASNITQLEELDDEAIDGNMETERQKIQHQSIEIFVTAGELVRNQTLSLLNEPFQRCTSAYLSLTSLSTTNNNIVRIESKDQLKEMLVLFKDLAMLIQLVGRLSELHTGPDYCTHFEVGKSLVQKLVDLASYGSVVSNLNFVGIPADELKSTLSLVHAHVLSSLQAWCHWISMWAHGDGPKEPVNSLVSALVASAIDVFSPSWCNMRATSGSVKENNREKVYQAGLQLLSSVVNVIRTADLWTCPSWMEVFHSVYEISYLPPAIHRELMRCVLGSAIVTWRNCTTEEQHWEERQSRLQLTLDRATQATRILVQELGREPLTPFLVQGKSVVISTLALLADLAGLVRDETTASKAALFSVLGPWIEPTLILLSYYIHDSEVTEAIFQLYVAIFDSLLSQLGIGRAEKAVQTFLEIFKQQNIQEILQHDNVHGIRAVEQLLRILQIVVQEPGNTFKRFLPNTLSLCLDHIHPCILQVNSPDIKETFYHLLTLILRHHWRSFFKGSVLMTYGSRDLDRAEQMDNRPQFIAIMTSYGQSFLMPDITIFKQNLEALDNLQSKWKLYHKSVFRDGIASQFISTLLNVLTNGSHELLREEIGLAIYAMASPDFEAFFQQLLPDYLLSCQGIEDYQRIALKSSFTNDTDLPSFTQNVHRLTNDLRCFRSTNISSASLYQC